A single Pseudodesulfovibrio aespoeensis Aspo-2 DNA region contains:
- a CDS encoding LysM peptidoglycan-binding domain-containing protein has protein sequence MKKLILLAIALCLVFAWGCSKKVKTEPEVVVVEEKEVIVETAVVADPMDVYKAEYDALPVSHTVTKGECLWWISEYKHVYNDPFMWPMIYKANRAQIKNPDLIYPGQQFDVPRYGFDLEEVKASRKDAGAPWKALEPGQDAMIPAEMRAALGYSF, from the coding sequence ATGAAGAAGCTGATTTTACTTGCAATCGCCCTGTGCCTTGTTTTTGCTTGGGGTTGTTCGAAGAAAGTGAAGACCGAGCCCGAAGTGGTTGTGGTCGAGGAAAAGGAAGTCATCGTCGAAACGGCTGTGGTGGCCGATCCCATGGATGTCTACAAGGCCGAGTACGATGCTCTGCCCGTTTCCCACACCGTGACCAAGGGCGAGTGCCTGTGGTGGATTTCCGAGTACAAGCACGTGTACAACGATCCTTTCATGTGGCCCATGATCTACAAGGCCAACCGCGCCCAGATCAAGAACCCTGACCTGATCTACCCCGGCCAGCAGTTTGACGTGCCCCGCTACGGTTTCGACCTGGAAGAGGTCAAGGCTTCCCGCAAGGACGCCGGCGCCCCCTGGAAGGCTCTTGAGCCCGGCCAGGACGCCATGATCCCCGCCGAGATGCGCGCCGCTCTCGGATACAGCTTCTAG
- the radA gene encoding DNA repair protein RadA, whose protein sequence is MKTREAYRCASCGAQSPRWQGQCPSCREWNTLEAVTVARKTVGPSGAASAQDTPRLLEDLEAEDLAARTSGMESLDALLGSGLVPGAAILLGGEPGIGKSTLLLQLAGSQARLGRTAVYLSGEESLPQLKSRAERLGLLGPGLLAIATTRVEDALAVLDGPEPPELLIVDSVQTLASPLAEGIPGSVGQVRAVSGELVEKTKKTGTTLILVGHVTKDGQIAGPKLLEHMVDTVLYLEGDRKHFSRILRVLKNRFGPSDELVVFTMNERGLEVVEDPATFFLGARDPSLSGTAMALAVDGQRPFAVEVQALVSKSFLSIPRRTALGFDTNRLNLLLAVLEKRLRLNLGGYDIYAKITGGLASRDPGLDLAVVSAILSSFYDRPLPEMAVFWGEIDLNGQVRPVAAHEVRLKQAGRLGHGPVCHAAACPTLADLQRLLFGRRE, encoded by the coding sequence GTGAAGACCAGGGAAGCTTACCGCTGCGCGTCCTGCGGGGCGCAGTCGCCGCGCTGGCAGGGGCAGTGTCCGTCGTGCCGGGAGTGGAACACCCTTGAGGCCGTGACCGTGGCCCGCAAGACTGTGGGCCCGTCGGGCGCGGCATCGGCCCAGGACACGCCCCGACTGCTGGAGGACCTGGAGGCCGAGGATCTGGCCGCGCGCACCTCGGGCATGGAGTCGCTCGACGCGCTGCTGGGCAGCGGGCTGGTGCCGGGCGCGGCCATTCTGCTGGGCGGCGAGCCGGGCATCGGCAAGTCGACCCTGCTCCTGCAACTGGCGGGCAGTCAGGCCCGGCTGGGCCGCACGGCGGTCTATCTTTCAGGCGAGGAATCCCTGCCCCAGCTCAAGAGCCGGGCCGAGCGGCTCGGCCTGCTCGGGCCGGGGCTCCTGGCCATCGCCACCACCAGGGTCGAGGACGCCCTGGCCGTGCTCGACGGGCCCGAGCCGCCCGAACTGCTCATCGTGGACTCGGTCCAGACCCTGGCCTCGCCCCTGGCCGAGGGCATCCCCGGCTCGGTGGGACAGGTGCGCGCCGTGTCCGGCGAGCTGGTGGAAAAGACCAAGAAGACCGGGACCACCCTGATCCTGGTGGGCCATGTGACCAAGGACGGCCAGATCGCCGGGCCCAAGCTCCTGGAGCACATGGTGGACACGGTCCTGTACCTGGAAGGGGACCGCAAGCATTTCTCGCGCATCCTGCGGGTGCTCAAGAACCGGTTCGGCCCCAGCGACGAGCTGGTGGTCTTTACCATGAACGAGCGCGGGCTGGAGGTGGTCGAGGACCCGGCCACGTTTTTTCTGGGCGCGCGCGACCCCAGCCTGTCGGGCACGGCCATGGCCCTGGCTGTGGACGGTCAGCGCCCCTTTGCCGTGGAGGTCCAGGCCCTGGTCTCCAAATCCTTCCTGTCCATCCCGCGCCGCACGGCCCTGGGCTTTGACACCAACCGGCTCAACCTGCTCCTGGCCGTGCTTGAAAAGCGGCTGCGCCTCAACCTCGGCGGCTACGACATCTACGCCAAGATCACCGGCGGGCTGGCCTCGCGCGATCCGGGCCTGGATCTGGCCGTGGTCTCGGCCATCCTGTCGTCCTTCTACGACCGCCCCCTGCCGGAGATGGCCGTGTTCTGGGGCGAGATCGACCTGAACGGTCAGGTGCGGCCCGTGGCCGCCCACGAGGTGCGCCTCAAGCAGGCCGGGCGGCTGGGCCACGGCCCGGTCTGCCACGCCGCGGCCTGCCCGACCCTGGCCGATCTGCAACGGCTGCTGTTCGGCAGGCGGGAATAG
- a CDS encoding site-specific integrase, whose translation MPKTSAASNAVGHGSSLPGGTFMTIYSKAGKGFRYDFMVKGKRYTKAWFRTKREAQAAQAQRKKEVAKADKMAERNDMGLLDMLNRRLDTLQERSFSTQYYKNTRYAAQRLLKHFGDVPCSTITSRMADDYLLSRSRSSTPLAANADLRLLRATFAWAMKRGQRFIADNPFAGLESFQSLLAQEKEGEHRIPRSLGPDHCGGQT comes from the coding sequence ATGCCGAAGACATCGGCGGCGTCAAACGCGGTGGGTCATGGTTCTTCCCTTCCCGGAGGGACATTTATGACCATCTATTCCAAAGCCGGAAAAGGGTTCCGGTACGACTTCATGGTGAAGGGCAAGCGCTACACCAAGGCGTGGTTTCGGACAAAACGCGAAGCGCAGGCGGCGCAGGCGCAAAGAAAAAAGGAGGTGGCGAAGGCAGACAAGATGGCCGAAAGGAACGACATGGGCTTGCTTGACATGCTCAACAGGCGACTTGACACATTGCAGGAGCGCTCGTTTTCGACCCAGTATTACAAGAACACCCGCTACGCCGCCCAGCGGTTGCTCAAGCACTTCGGCGATGTGCCGTGCAGCACCATTACCAGCAGAATGGCTGACGATTACCTGCTGTCCCGGTCCAGGTCGTCGACGCCCCTGGCGGCCAATGCCGACCTGCGGCTACTGCGGGCAACGTTCGCCTGGGCCATGAAAAGGGGACAGCGGTTCATCGCCGACAATCCCTTTGCCGGGCTGGAGTCGTTTCAAAGCCTTTTGGCCCAAGAAAAAGAAGGGGAACACCGAATTCCCAGGAGCCTGGGCCCGGATCATTGCGGCGGCCAAACCTGA
- a CDS encoding tyrosine-type recombinase/integrase produces the protein MIRETLARSVEVHRLKWKRVNFEDRYVELKTFKNKDRKPVLRQVPMTDKLYEVLSELYARRDPEKEWVFWCRSYSHKLKRMVDGPYTKGRYTMLKTACRKAGVGYYSFHRFRASGASVMDNNGALISGIQHLLGHADRRSTEIYLEKLRNVERDAMAIYEAQSRRVA, from the coding sequence GTGATCCGCGAGACCCTGGCCCGAAGCGTCGAGGTGCATCGGTTGAAATGGAAGCGGGTCAACTTCGAGGACCGGTACGTGGAGTTGAAGACCTTCAAGAACAAGGACCGAAAGCCCGTGCTCCGGCAGGTGCCGATGACCGACAAGCTGTACGAGGTGCTCAGTGAACTGTATGCCAGGCGCGACCCTGAAAAGGAATGGGTGTTCTGGTGCCGCAGCTACAGCCACAAGCTGAAACGGATGGTGGACGGGCCCTACACCAAGGGCCGCTACACCATGCTCAAGACGGCGTGCAGGAAGGCCGGTGTCGGCTACTATTCGTTCCATCGCTTCCGGGCATCGGGTGCTTCGGTGATGGACAACAACGGCGCGCTCATCTCGGGCATTCAGCATCTGCTGGGGCATGCCGACCGACGGAGCACCGAGATCTATCTGGAAAAGCTGCGGAACGTGGAACGGGACGCCATGGCAATCTATGAAGCGCAAAGCCGCCGGGTTGCCTGA
- a CDS encoding ATP-binding protein encodes MHSLTNHRDSGGKPLQFVKVISWSLFAIILGFSLLLSVFISKYAEQTLLDKQEKFGLLLAENVSHQVFTRFVMPTVMRYGGISLRQEEQFKTLDQVVRSTVHSFHVTSLRIYDPEGVITYSLNKDEVGENGSALYMVTRTWETARFTPEILAKVSKFASLFRVSLKPGSLTLRAYYPLRAERSLTDISENPIMGILEFTQDITPDFMAMLNFERLVIAFSLVTSMVLFFLVLAVLRRAERLSNAQLREKEQLIFELQQQEKLAGMGRMVAGVAHEIRNPLGIICSSAELILKKAVNEQSPHTRILQALHEEAKRLTRTVGEFLDYARPKKPTMADVNVGRLLDQVAVFMEPECEKLGVTIDREYSGDLSAKGDKDLLYRAFYNLIANALQAMDKGGQVFLRAAREEGRLHVTVQDTGPGFAPEHIEKVRDPFFTTKDTGTGLGLALVSAILESHGVEMHLSNADDGGARVDIIFPAV; translated from the coding sequence TTGCATTCGTTGACAAACCATCGCGACAGCGGCGGCAAGCCGCTCCAGTTCGTCAAGGTCATTTCCTGGAGCCTGTTCGCCATCATTCTCGGATTCAGCCTGCTGCTGTCCGTCTTCATCTCCAAGTATGCGGAGCAGACCCTGCTGGACAAGCAGGAGAAGTTCGGCCTGCTCCTGGCCGAGAACGTCAGCCATCAGGTGTTCACCCGGTTCGTCATGCCCACGGTCATGCGCTACGGGGGCATCAGCCTGCGCCAGGAAGAGCAGTTCAAGACCCTGGATCAGGTGGTCCGTTCCACGGTCCACAGTTTCCATGTCACGTCGCTGCGCATCTATGACCCCGAGGGCGTCATCACCTACTCCCTGAACAAGGACGAGGTGGGAGAGAATGGATCTGCCCTGTACATGGTCACCCGTACCTGGGAGACGGCCCGGTTTACGCCCGAGATCCTGGCCAAGGTCTCCAAGTTCGCCTCGCTCTTTCGGGTCAGCCTCAAGCCGGGCAGCCTGACCCTGCGCGCCTACTACCCGCTTCGCGCCGAACGGTCCCTGACCGACATCTCCGAGAACCCGATCATGGGCATTCTGGAGTTCACCCAGGACATCACGCCCGATTTCATGGCCATGCTCAACTTCGAGCGGCTGGTCATCGCCTTTTCGCTGGTCACCTCCATGGTCCTGTTCTTTCTGGTCCTGGCCGTGCTGCGCCGGGCCGAGCGGCTGAGCAACGCGCAGTTGCGCGAGAAGGAGCAGCTCATCTTCGAGCTCCAGCAGCAGGAGAAGCTGGCGGGCATGGGTCGCATGGTGGCAGGCGTGGCCCACGAGATTCGCAACCCGCTTGGCATCATCTGCTCAAGCGCCGAGCTGATTCTCAAGAAGGCGGTCAATGAGCAGAGCCCGCACACCCGCATCCTCCAGGCCCTGCACGAGGAGGCCAAGCGGCTGACCCGCACGGTGGGCGAGTTTCTGGACTACGCGCGGCCCAAGAAGCCGACCATGGCCGATGTCAACGTGGGCCGTCTGCTCGATCAGGTGGCCGTGTTCATGGAGCCGGAGTGCGAAAAACTCGGCGTGACCATAGACCGCGAATACAGCGGCGACCTCTCGGCCAAGGGCGACAAGGATCTGCTCTACCGCGCCTTCTACAACCTCATCGCCAACGCGCTCCAGGCCATGGACAAGGGCGGTCAGGTCTTCCTGCGCGCGGCGCGCGAGGAAGGGCGGCTGCATGTGACCGTGCAGGATACCGGCCCCGGTTTCGCGCCGGAGCACATCGAAAAGGTGCGCGACCCGTTTTTCACCACCAAGGACACCGGCACCGGGCTGGGGCTGGCCCTGGTCTCCGCCATCCTGGAGAGCCACGGCGTGGAGATGCACTTGAGCAATGCGGACGACGGCGGGGCGCGGGTGGACATCATTTTTCCGGCAGTATAG